From the genome of Methanofervidicoccus abyssi, one region includes:
- a CDS encoding biotin--[acetyl-CoA-carboxylase] ligase: MDLKVIHLKEIDSTNRYCYKLGKEGKRNLVVIADIQSAGVGRLGRRWYSNYGGLYFSILLDLKEYLNNRKDSIGKLNFIGSISVYETLIEYLPENLKGAIGIKFPNDIIVSADKDKKICGILSEINWDYKFVVLGIGININNHIPEDIKDTAVSLWELCKREYDRFEILHKFLSRFKDNFHLEDKEILKKYEKYSKTLGRYVKIITPKEEITGTVFKIDYGGVYLSTFEGIRHINVGDCIHLR, from the coding sequence ATGGATCTGAAAGTTATCCATCTAAAGGAGATAGATTCTACAAACAGATACTGTTATAAATTAGGTAAGGAAGGTAAAAGGAACTTAGTTGTTATTGCAGACATTCAAAGTGCTGGAGTGGGAAGGCTCGGAAGGAGATGGTATTCTAACTACGGTGGGCTCTACTTTTCGATACTACTTGATCTAAAAGAGTATTTAAATAACAGGAAGGATAGTATAGGTAAGTTGAACTTTATAGGTTCTATCTCCGTCTATGAGACGTTGATAGAGTATTTACCTGAGAACCTGAAGGGAGCTATAGGTATAAAATTTCCCAATGACATTATCGTTAGTGCCGATAAAGATAAAAAGATATGTGGTATCCTCTCAGAGATAAACTGGGATTACAAGTTTGTCGTCTTAGGTATAGGTATAAACATCAACAACCATATTCCCGAAGATATAAAAGATACTGCAGTATCTCTGTGGGAACTGTGTAAAAGGGAGTACGATAGGTTTGAGATCCTTCATAAGTTTCTCAGTAGGTTTAAAGATAACTTCCATCTAGAAGATAAAGAGATTCTAAAAAAATATGAAAAATACTCCAAAACCCTTGGTAGATACGTCAAAATAATAACACCGAAGGAAGAAATTACAGGAACAGTTTTTAAGATTGACTACGGAGGTGTATACCTCTCTACTTTTGAAGGAATTAGGCATATAAATGTTGGGGATTGTATTCATCTTAGATGA
- a CDS encoding 4Fe-4S binding protein, with protein sequence MITIKKSIEDILSQISEDLSLTKDEIYKIVEGARISKKYIYVIPKKCIRCALCYDECPVDAITKPSIKKPAEIITDRCIECEICARTCPVNAINILQCTGDVKERELIYTLKEVEVERRTIRLKRYNIDLDTCVKCGICGRFCPTGAIHVERRKSFKVDLNRCVGCRACERVCPRKAISVENEMGEIPFHKEITVDNSKCVKCLVCISECPIGIIREVEEGVEIDSKSCIFCGRCERVCPVHAIEIKKLEGVQ encoded by the coding sequence ATGATCACTATTAAAAAATCTATTGAAGACATCCTGTCCCAAATCTCTGAAGATCTCTCCCTCACTAAGGATGAAATATATAAAATAGTAGAGGGAGCAAGGATATCTAAAAAATACATCTATGTAATTCCAAAAAAATGTATAAGATGCGCCCTCTGTTATGACGAATGTCCAGTAGATGCTATAACAAAACCATCTATAAAGAAACCTGCAGAAATAATAACTGATAGATGCATTGAATGTGAAATATGTGCTAGAACCTGTCCTGTGAATGCTATAAATATCTTACAGTGTACTGGAGATGTCAAGGAAAGAGAGTTGATTTACACCTTAAAAGAAGTGGAAGTAGAACGTAGAACTATAAGGTTGAAGAGATACAACATAGATTTAGATACGTGTGTAAAGTGTGGTATCTGTGGTAGGTTTTGTCCAACTGGTGCAATACATGTTGAGAGGAGAAAAAGTTTCAAGGTTGATTTAAACCGCTGTGTTGGATGTAGAGCTTGTGAAAGAGTATGTCCAAGGAAGGCTATATCCGTTGAAAATGAAATGGGAGAAATACCTTTTCATAAGGAGATTACAGTGGATAACAGTAAGTGTGTAAAGTGCTTAGTATGTATATCAGAGTGTCCTATTGGTATAATAAGAGAAGTAGAGGAAGGAGTAGAGATAGACAGTAAGTCCTGTATATTCTGTGGAAGGTGTGAAAGAGTATGTCCAGTTCATGCTATTGAGATTAAAAAATTAGAAGGTGTTCAGTAG
- a CDS encoding CBS domain-containing protein encodes MKVRELMDINFLRLYKDYSVEEAIQLMHRKKRFSAPVLDEEDRLAGLVLSVDLAVVEDRSIPISEVMYPSEKVITVREKDPARDAVIKFVKYKVVSIPVLNEEDKIVGVVRSCDIIKTLAKLYDIPVYKLFKILERELKGVTWEELMEASAIVTKNTTGEDITPEEYEKRIRNTTFGQALWACGGLEKFFAGLIKIGEVVIARKVARFARK; translated from the coding sequence ATGAAGGTAAGAGAATTGATGGATATCAACTTTTTAAGGTTGTATAAAGACTACTCCGTTGAAGAAGCTATCCAACTTATGCATAGGAAAAAGAGATTCAGTGCCCCAGTTTTAGACGAGGAGGATAGGTTAGCAGGGTTAGTACTTTCAGTGGATCTAGCAGTGGTGGAGGATAGATCTATCCCAATCTCAGAGGTTATGTATCCTTCCGAGAAGGTGATAACAGTTAGGGAGAAGGATCCTGCAAGAGATGCTGTTATAAAGTTTGTTAAATACAAGGTTGTGAGTATTCCAGTATTAAACGAGGAGGATAAGATAGTAGGAGTTGTGAGAAGTTGCGATATAATAAAAACCTTGGCAAAGTTGTACGATATTCCTGTATATAAACTTTTCAAGATCTTAGAGAGAGAATTGAAGGGTGTAACTTGGGAGGAGCTCATGGAAGCTTCAGCAATAGTAACTAAAAATACCACTGGAGAAGATATAACACCAGAAGAATACGAGAAAAGGATAAGAAATACAACCTTTGGCCAGGCTCTCTGGGCATGCGGAGGTTTAGAGAAGTTCTTTGCAGGACTGATTAAAATAGGGGAGGTTGTTATTGCCAGGAAGGTTGCAAGGTTTGCTAGGAAATGA
- a CDS encoding translation initiation factor IF-2 subunit beta, whose amino-acid sequence MENKIYYDYDTLLKRAFSQLPEEVFKDIRFEVPLADSIVEGNRTVIKNFRDIAKVINRDIQFFAKYIMRELGTAGNVEGQRLILQGKFNNYLINSKIKDFIEEYVLCEECGKPDTKIIKEGRLHFLKCMACGAIKPIKLI is encoded by the coding sequence ATGGAGAACAAGATCTACTACGATTACGATACTCTACTTAAGAGAGCATTCAGTCAACTTCCAGAAGAGGTATTTAAGGATATAAGGTTTGAAGTACCACTTGCAGATAGTATCGTTGAAGGTAATAGAACTGTAATAAAGAACTTCAGGGATATTGCAAAGGTGATAAACAGGGATATACAGTTCTTTGCAAAGTATATAATGAGGGAATTAGGTACTGCAGGAAACGTCGAGGGACAGAGATTGATACTTCAGGGTAAATTTAATAACTACCTTATAAACAGTAAGATTAAGGACTTTATAGAAGAGTATGTCCTATGTGAAGAATGTGGAAAACCAGATACCAAGATTATCAAGGAAGGTAGGCTTCATTTCCTCAAGTGTATGGCCTGTGGAGCTATAAAACCTATTAAGTTGATCTGA
- a CDS encoding 60S ribosomal export protein NMD3 produces MKGFCYRCGYEGELIEGLCKECYAQVYPLFHIPKEIKIEVCHMCGSYKRRTWQDPKGEDLYSILEEIAYYATKDNLKKAHKNIEIEIIPQEPGQLPGGKRTKVEIPVKVVGRGKLPGEDRERTMEQDVKVCLQMVQCPRCSRYMSNYYEATLQIRAMNRPLTEEEKEEIDKFVRKEVEKRLKKDRMAFISKFIPKKEGLDYQIGSMGGARNIAASIKSKYGGKIKETAKLVGVGKDGRNLYRITIVVRIPEYKIGDIVEYRDKVYKVVSIKEDKLYLEDITDSREKIPIQWSTAEKETRLLKREEECPTATVISVSPETVVAMDDRNYEIYEYDNVFEDIKEGDVLRIYKRNNVSYIVSVDKKMKRDK; encoded by the coding sequence ATGAAAGGATTTTGCTACAGGTGTGGTTACGAAGGTGAGTTGATAGAAGGGCTGTGTAAAGAGTGTTACGCCCAGGTTTATCCTCTGTTTCACATACCTAAAGAGATAAAGATTGAAGTATGTCATATGTGTGGCTCCTACAAGAGAAGAACGTGGCAGGATCCAAAAGGTGAAGACCTGTACTCTATACTAGAAGAAATCGCCTACTACGCCACAAAGGACAACTTAAAGAAAGCTCATAAAAATATAGAGATTGAGATAATACCACAGGAGCCAGGACAACTACCAGGAGGTAAGAGAACTAAGGTAGAGATTCCTGTAAAGGTTGTTGGAAGGGGAAAATTGCCAGGAGAGGATAGGGAGAGGACTATGGAGCAAGATGTGAAAGTATGCCTACAGATGGTTCAATGTCCAAGGTGTTCCAGATATATGTCTAACTACTACGAAGCCACACTCCAGATAAGGGCCATGAACAGACCTCTAACTGAAGAAGAAAAAGAAGAGATAGATAAGTTCGTAAGGAAGGAGGTTGAAAAAAGATTGAAAAAAGATAGAATGGCGTTTATATCTAAATTTATACCTAAAAAGGAGGGGTTGGACTATCAAATAGGTTCTATGGGTGGTGCGAGAAACATTGCTGCAAGTATAAAATCCAAGTATGGAGGAAAGATTAAAGAAACTGCTAAATTGGTTGGAGTTGGTAAGGATGGGAGGAACCTATACAGAATTACTATAGTTGTGAGAATACCGGAATACAAAATAGGAGATATAGTTGAATACAGGGATAAGGTGTACAAGGTAGTTTCTATAAAGGAAGATAAACTATATCTGGAGGATATAACAGATAGTAGGGAGAAAATACCTATTCAGTGGAGTACCGCTGAGAAGGAGACTAGGCTACTAAAAAGGGAAGAGGAGTGCCCTACCGCTACAGTTATCTCAGTGTCTCCAGAAACAGTTGTAGCAATGGATGATAGAAACTACGAGATATATGAATACGATAACGTATTTGAAGACATTAAAGAAGGAGATGTCCTTAGGATATACAAAAGGAATAACGTTAGTTATATAGTAAGTGTAGATAAAAAGATGAAAAGGGACAAATAA
- a CDS encoding glutamate--tRNA ligase, producing the protein MKEIILKYVLQSSLLNSGKVNPKGVMGRIMADNPHLRGKAKEVYNLVLEISKEVESIPLEEQKKKLEEIAPDMVVEEGKEKKRELILKNVKDSVVMRFAPNPSGPLHLGHSRAAVLNDYFVKKYGGKFILRLEDTDPKRVLPEAYEMIEEDLEWLNIKVDEKIIQSERMEIYYEHCERLIEMGHAYVCRCDPEEFRNLKNQGIPCRCRNRSVEENLELWERMLDNSLEGAVVRLKTDIQHKNPSVRDFPIFRMEDTLHPRTGDKYVVYPLMNFSVPVDDHLLGITHVLRGKDHIINTEKQRYIFEYFKWEIPEYIHYGILKIEGTVLSTSKMYEGIIKREYSGWDDPRLGTLRALRRRGIKPEAIYRSMLEIGIKPADVKYSWENLYAINREIIDKDAKRFFFVENPKRLKVLGAEPKTLYLRMHPDRDLGTRELPFEGEVYISDDLEINGMYRLMELYNIIVEKIEGDVVYARYHSEDFKILRKKKGKVIHWVPVKDVVNTVVIDTEGREHHGFAEKDFRNVNVGDIVQFERYGFVRVDNKIRDGELKVICYFAHK; encoded by the coding sequence TTGAAGGAAATAATACTTAAATATGTACTTCAAAGTTCCCTATTAAACAGTGGGAAAGTAAATCCAAAGGGAGTCATGGGAAGGATAATGGCTGACAACCCTCATCTAAGGGGTAAAGCTAAAGAGGTATATAACTTAGTACTTGAGATATCTAAGGAAGTTGAATCCATACCTCTCGAAGAACAGAAAAAAAAGTTAGAGGAGATAGCACCAGATATGGTAGTTGAAGAAGGTAAGGAAAAAAAGAGAGAGTTGATATTGAAGAATGTTAAAGATAGTGTAGTTATGAGATTCGCTCCAAATCCTTCTGGCCCTCTACATTTAGGACACAGTAGGGCAGCAGTGCTTAACGACTACTTCGTAAAGAAGTACGGTGGAAAGTTCATACTGAGACTTGAAGATACAGATCCTAAGAGAGTACTCCCAGAGGCATACGAGATGATAGAAGAGGATCTAGAGTGGTTGAATATAAAGGTAGATGAGAAAATTATACAATCTGAAAGGATGGAGATATACTATGAACACTGTGAGAGATTAATAGAGATGGGACATGCCTACGTATGTAGGTGTGATCCTGAAGAGTTCAGAAATCTTAAGAACCAAGGGATACCCTGTAGGTGTAGGAATAGATCTGTGGAGGAGAATTTGGAACTCTGGGAGAGGATGTTAGATAACAGTTTAGAGGGAGCTGTAGTAAGGTTGAAGACTGATATACAACATAAAAACCCCTCTGTTAGGGACTTTCCAATATTTAGGATGGAAGACACCCTCCATCCCAGAACTGGAGATAAATATGTAGTGTACCCTCTTATGAACTTTTCAGTCCCAGTTGATGATCACCTACTGGGAATTACCCATGTTCTAAGAGGAAAAGATCACATAATTAATACAGAGAAACAGAGATACATCTTTGAATATTTCAAATGGGAGATACCTGAGTATATCCACTATGGTATTCTAAAGATAGAAGGGACTGTACTAAGTACTTCTAAGATGTACGAGGGGATAATTAAAAGGGAGTACAGTGGATGGGATGATCCAAGGTTGGGAACCTTAAGGGCTCTGAGAAGAAGGGGAATTAAACCTGAAGCTATATACAGATCCATGTTGGAGATTGGAATAAAACCTGCAGATGTGAAGTACTCCTGGGAAAACCTCTATGCTATAAACAGGGAGATAATAGATAAAGATGCAAAGAGGTTTTTCTTCGTGGAGAATCCAAAGAGGTTAAAGGTGTTGGGGGCAGAACCTAAAACACTATATCTGAGGATGCACCCCGACAGGGACCTGGGCACTAGAGAGCTTCCATTTGAAGGAGAGGTCTATATCTCAGACGATTTAGAGATTAACGGAATGTACAGGTTGATGGAGTTGTACAACATAATTGTGGAGAAAATAGAAGGGGATGTTGTATATGCAAGATACCACAGTGAGGATTTCAAAATACTGAGGAAGAAGAAGGGGAAGGTAATACACTGGGTACCAGTCAAGGATGTTGTAAATACTGTAGTAATTGATACAGAAGGTAGGGAACATCATGGATTTGCAGAGAAGGACTTTAGAAATGTGAATGTAGGCGATATTGTCCAATTTGAGAGGTATGGGTTTGTAAGAGTAGATAATAAAATAAGAGATGGGGAATTAAAGGTCATTTGTTACTTTGCTCATAAGTGA
- a CDS encoding METTL5 family protein yields MKKKHLEMILDNLDPHPNPKPHLEQYTIGGKLASELLFFARDDIRDNFVVDLGCGTGRLSIGAKLLGAGKVLGVDIDRESVECARENLRKLEKIPVSKNLDVDFEEIYKGVFFVDMDVKDIDRSYIERYLEDEGKIVVIQNPPFGSQKRHADRIFLEKALEIGDVIYTIHNSSTRDFVINYVEERGRSITHIFKSRFRIPRIFTFHSKKYVDVPVDIFRIE; encoded by the coding sequence ATGAAAAAGAAACACCTGGAGATGATCTTAGATAACTTAGATCCCCATCCAAACCCAAAACCCCATCTAGAACAATATACTATAGGGGGAAAACTCGCCAGTGAGTTGTTATTCTTTGCAAGGGATGATATAAGGGATAACTTTGTGGTGGATCTAGGTTGTGGAACTGGTAGATTATCCATAGGAGCAAAACTTCTCGGAGCAGGGAAGGTTTTAGGTGTAGATATAGACAGGGAATCTGTGGAGTGTGCAAGAGAAAATCTGAGAAAGTTAGAGAAGATACCTGTATCGAAAAATTTAGATGTAGATTTTGAGGAGATTTATAAGGGAGTGTTTTTCGTAGATATGGATGTTAAAGATATAGATAGAAGTTATATAGAGAGATACTTAGAAGATGAGGGAAAAATTGTAGTTATACAGAACCCTCCCTTTGGCTCCCAGAAGAGACATGCAGATAGGATATTTTTAGAGAAGGCTCTAGAGATAGGGGACGTTATATATACTATTCACAACTCTTCAACTAGAGACTTTGTAATAAATTACGTTGAGGAAAGAGGTAGGAGTATTACTCATATCTTCAAGAGTAGGTTTAGAATACCTAGAATCTTCACTTTTCACAGTAAGAAATATGTAGATGTACCTGTAGATATCTTCAGGATAGAATAG
- a CDS encoding RIO1 family regulatory kinase/ATPase domain-containing protein, with protein MRDRDWKILRIIEISMRHHEWVPVDEIIKKSKLDSNEVLYRLKVLNRHKFVNRSTYGYRLSHKGYDGLALNTFIKRDLIKAIGNKLGVGKEGDVFTVLLTSNREAVLKFHKLGRTCFTRGKRYRLYLADKRHISWLYASRLTAEREFQVLNDLYPVVKVPEPIDQNRHAIIMGKWDGVELKRVDLTKLDIDIKKLFWDIVEEIKKMYNIGYIHGDLSEFNILINEEGDFLIIDFAQAIEVREDKIVLDILPGEFKMDIEYYLKRDIGNLLRYFKKYGIRESVDEIYNYVVGK; from the coding sequence ATGAGAGATAGGGATTGGAAAATTCTTAGGATAATAGAGATATCTATGAGACACCATGAGTGGGTACCTGTCGATGAAATAATCAAAAAATCTAAGTTAGACAGTAACGAGGTACTATACAGATTGAAAGTACTTAATAGGCATAAATTTGTGAATAGAAGTACCTACGGCTACAGGCTGTCTCATAAGGGATACGACGGGCTGGCACTCAATACATTTATAAAGAGAGATCTTATAAAGGCAATAGGTAATAAGTTAGGTGTGGGAAAGGAAGGGGATGTATTTACGGTACTACTAACTAGCAACAGAGAGGCTGTTTTGAAGTTTCACAAGTTGGGGAGGACCTGTTTCACAAGGGGGAAGAGATACAGGCTGTACTTGGCAGATAAGAGACATATAAGTTGGCTCTACGCCTCGAGATTGACGGCAGAGAGAGAATTCCAGGTGTTGAACGATCTTTATCCAGTTGTAAAGGTTCCAGAACCTATAGATCAAAACAGGCATGCCATTATTATGGGCAAGTGGGATGGTGTGGAGTTGAAAAGGGTGGATCTGACTAAGTTAGATATAGATATTAAGAAGTTATTCTGGGATATCGTGGAAGAGATAAAGAAGATGTACAACATCGGATACATCCATGGGGATCTAAGTGAATTCAACATACTGATAAATGAAGAGGGAGATTTTCTGATCATCGACTTTGCACAGGCTATAGAGGTGAGGGAAGATAAGATAGTGTTGGATATATTACCTGGAGAGTTTAAAATGGACATTGAGTACTACTTAAAGAGGGATATAGGAAACTTACTGAGGTACTTTAAGAAGTATGGCATAAGGGAGAGTGTAGATGAGATATACAACTACGTAGTAGGTAAGTGA
- a CDS encoding 4Fe-4S binding protein has translation MKKRIYYWVYEKYIDKPVISKVILETKVMINILMAKMSPQESFLILELSGSEKQIEEALNLLKKYGEYEDIPKIIEKNKERCIDCGACIVHCPVKAIYQDEDYSVVFNEEECIGCKNCVKVCPLKAIKIFDI, from the coding sequence ATGAAAAAAAGGATATACTACTGGGTATACGAGAAGTACATAGATAAACCGGTGATATCAAAGGTGATCTTAGAGACAAAGGTCATGATAAATATCTTAATGGCTAAAATGAGTCCTCAGGAGAGTTTCCTGATCTTGGAGTTAAGTGGAAGTGAGAAACAAATTGAAGAAGCTCTAAATCTGTTGAAAAAATACGGTGAATATGAAGATATTCCAAAGATAATAGAGAAAAATAAGGAGAGATGTATCGACTGTGGGGCTTGTATAGTACACTGTCCAGTTAAGGCCATATACCAAGATGAAGACTACAGCGTAGTATTTAACGAAGAAGAGTGTATCGGATGTAAAAACTGTGTCAAGGTATGTCCCCTAAAGGCTATTAAGATATTTGATATTTAA
- a CDS encoding homocysteine biosynthesis protein, protein MKTIREINEKIKKGDAVVLTAEEMIEVVEEMGPEGAVKEVDVVTTGTFGAMCSSGVFLNFGHADPPIKMMKTYLNGVEAYSGLAAVDAYLGAAQPNSDDDIDINYGGAHVIEDLVAGKEVKLVAEGYTTDCYPRKKVSTTITLDDLNQAILVNPRNCYQTYAAATNSREEKIYTYMGTLLPEYSNINYSGAGQLNPLQNDYNREKKTFNTIGIGTRIFLGGGIGYVIGEGTQHDPDKAFGTLMVKGDLKTMSPKFLRAATIPNYGCTLYIGIGIPIPVLNEEVAKACAVKDEDIEVPVLDYGVPRRDRPVVARTNYEELRKGEVTIEIYDSDLKRLVEKTVKTASVSSYKKSREVAEELKKWILNGEFMLSESVAPLGKGSCKPMKAEVKLVRDILSRPPIVAKQNISIEEAARILTEKNINHLPIVDEEGRLIGIVTSWDIARAVAQNINSICEIMTKHVISSTLDEPIDVVARKMSRYDISGVPVIDKSGKVVGVVTAEDLSKLLGNRKF, encoded by the coding sequence ATGAAAACCATTAGAGAGATTAATGAGAAGATAAAAAAAGGAGATGCTGTAGTATTAACAGCTGAAGAGATGATAGAAGTTGTAGAAGAGATGGGACCTGAAGGTGCAGTAAAGGAAGTAGATGTCGTCACAACTGGTACCTTTGGAGCCATGTGTTCCAGTGGAGTGTTTCTAAACTTTGGCCATGCAGATCCTCCAATAAAGATGATGAAGACATACCTAAATGGAGTGGAAGCCTACTCTGGACTAGCAGCAGTTGATGCCTACTTAGGTGCTGCACAGCCAAACTCCGATGACGATATAGATATCAACTACGGTGGAGCCCATGTTATAGAAGATCTTGTAGCAGGGAAAGAGGTAAAACTCGTTGCAGAAGGATATACAACTGACTGCTATCCAAGAAAGAAGGTGTCAACAACTATAACGTTGGATGATTTAAATCAGGCTATACTAGTAAATCCAAGAAACTGTTATCAAACCTACGCCGCAGCTACAAACAGTAGAGAAGAGAAAATATATACCTATATGGGCACCTTACTTCCAGAGTATTCCAATATAAACTACTCGGGAGCTGGGCAGTTAAATCCTCTCCAAAACGACTACAACAGGGAGAAGAAAACTTTCAACACTATTGGTATAGGTACTAGGATATTCCTAGGTGGGGGTATTGGATACGTAATAGGAGAAGGTACTCAGCACGACCCAGATAAGGCCTTTGGAACTTTAATGGTTAAAGGGGATTTAAAGACGATGAGTCCTAAATTTTTAAGAGCTGCTACTATACCTAATTACGGATGTACCCTGTATATAGGGATAGGTATTCCCATTCCCGTGTTAAATGAAGAAGTTGCAAAAGCCTGTGCTGTAAAGGATGAAGATATCGAGGTACCTGTCTTAGATTACGGAGTGCCTAGAAGGGATAGACCTGTGGTGGCAAGGACAAATTACGAGGAACTCAGAAAGGGAGAAGTTACCATCGAGATATACGATAGTGATTTGAAAAGATTAGTAGAGAAAACTGTTAAGACAGCCTCTGTTTCAAGTTATAAAAAATCCCGGGAAGTTGCAGAAGAACTTAAAAAATGGATACTAAATGGAGAGTTCATGCTTTCGGAGTCTGTAGCTCCCTTAGGAAAAGGTTCATGTAAACCTATGAAGGCAGAGGTTAAGTTGGTAAGAGATATTCTCAGTAGACCTCCAATTGTGGCAAAACAGAATATATCTATAGAGGAGGCTGCTAGGATACTGACTGAAAAGAATATAAACCATCTACCTATCGTTGATGAAGAGGGAAGGTTGATAGGGATAGTAACATCCTGGGACATTGCAAGAGCTGTAGCTCAAAATATAAACTCCATATGTGAGATAATGACGAAGCATGTTATCAGTTCCACACTCGATGAACCAATAGATGTTGTAGCGAGGAAGATGAGTAGATACGATATCTCAGGAGTACCAGTAATAGATAAGAGTGGAAAAGTTGTTGGGGTTGTAACTGCAGAGGATCTCTCAAAGTTGTTGGGAAATAGGAAATTCTAA
- a CDS encoding UPF0058 family protein, translating into MNKEQLMELHQFFIHVYKELVPEDYRCPYLELYKKLDVKPHHIHRLKTEQSAAIFLLSACIASYIADNDDMVPKSLSIKLLENAFRYLNTKSKNFNDIEKYKQLIEKIKESGRK; encoded by the coding sequence ATGAACAAAGAACAACTTATGGAACTCCATCAGTTTTTCATCCATGTATATAAGGAGTTAGTACCTGAGGATTATAGATGTCCCTATCTAGAACTCTACAAAAAGCTAGATGTTAAACCCCACCATATTCACAGGTTGAAAACTGAACAGAGTGCTGCAATCTTTTTACTTTCTGCATGTATTGCCAGTTATATAGCCGATAACGACGACATGGTTCCTAAATCGTTATCTATAAAATTACTGGAGAATGCTTTTAGGTATTTAAATACAAAATCTAAGAATTTTAACGATATAGAGAAATATAAACAGTTAATAGAGAAAATCAAAGAATCAGGTAGAAAATAG
- the cca gene encoding CCA tRNA nucleotidyltransferase, whose product MENMESISKILKDVLEDITPGKREKEELNKLSKTIIDGLYTIIQTEGLCDIVEDIVQVGSTARDTHLKNDYDIDIFIRFKRGVDREVLKETILNIGRRVIENLGGTSWIEYAEHPYVSGRIGKYDIDIVPCYKIGWNEGIISAVDRTPLHNQFVKDILKSKHLNNDIRLLKKFLKGVGIYGSDLKTKGFSGYLCELLVIHYGGFINTLKNAQKWKIGEKIVLDEIFQIYGIGRDYRFSDFDHPLVVYDPVDLKRNVAAALSKENFCRFIFYSRQFLENPSKEFFYNYHRKLTERVNSRDRGALLTLKIERDSNIVDDIIYPQMEKLQKSINKLLIENDFQILDCEIYATKDACYLSWEFLVWEFPNVKVRVGPPVFNRKVRDFVKKYPKHFIKDCRVCAYVERKYKDVYQLFEDIVSGKLKNRIKHPKYVSPVNGKVYRDIFVNRYMSIMRIK is encoded by the coding sequence ATGGAGAATATGGAAAGCATTAGCAAAATACTAAAGGATGTACTGGAGGATATAACTCCAGGAAAGAGGGAGAAAGAGGAGTTGAATAAACTCTCTAAAACAATTATAGATGGACTCTACACTATTATTCAGACAGAAGGGCTATGTGATATAGTTGAAGACATAGTACAAGTAGGATCTACAGCCAGGGACACCCATCTAAAGAATGACTACGACATCGATATTTTTATAAGGTTTAAAAGGGGTGTAGATAGAGAGGTGTTGAAAGAGACTATTTTAAATATAGGTAGGAGGGTTATAGAAAATTTGGGAGGTACTTCCTGGATAGAATATGCTGAACATCCTTATGTCTCGGGAAGAATTGGAAAATACGATATAGATATAGTCCCATGTTATAAGATTGGTTGGAACGAGGGAATAATCTCCGCTGTAGATAGAACTCCCCTTCATAACCAATTTGTAAAGGATATCCTTAAATCAAAACATCTAAACAACGATATAAGACTGTTGAAGAAGTTCTTAAAGGGTGTTGGAATATATGGCTCAGATTTAAAAACTAAAGGTTTCTCTGGTTACTTATGTGAGTTGTTGGTTATACACTATGGTGGTTTTATCAACACCTTGAAGAACGCCCAGAAGTGGAAGATTGGGGAGAAGATTGTATTAGATGAGATTTTCCAGATTTACGGTATAGGCAGAGACTATAGATTTTCAGATTTCGATCATCCTCTTGTAGTATATGACCCTGTAGACCTTAAGAGAAACGTGGCAGCTGCTCTCAGTAAAGAGAACTTCTGTAGATTTATATTCTACTCCAGACAGTTCCTGGAGAATCCCTCTAAGGAGTTTTTCTACAACTATCACAGAAAACTAACAGAGAGAGTAAACAGTAGGGATAGAGGTGCCTTGCTTACCTTAAAAATAGAAAGGGATAGCAATATAGTAGATGATATTATATATCCCCAGATGGAGAAGCTACAGAAAAGTATAAACAAGTTGTTAATTGAAAACGATTTCCAAATATTAGACTGTGAAATTTATGCCACTAAAGATGCCTGTTATCTATCCTGGGAGTTCTTAGTATGGGAATTTCCAAATGTAAAGGTAAGGGTTGGACCTCCAGTATTCAACAGAAAAGTTAGGGACTTTGTGAAGAAGTATCCTAAGCATTTTATCAAGGACTGTAGGGTATGTGCCTACGTAGAAAGGAAATATAAAGATGTCTACCAACTCTTCGAAGATATAGTATCTGGGAAGTTGAAAAATAGGATAAAACATCCTAAGTATGTATCCCCTGTGAATGGTAAGGTGTACAGAGATATATTTGTAAATCGATATATGTCGATTATGAGAATAAAATAA